Proteins from one Pseudoalteromonas rubra genomic window:
- the hmpA gene encoding NO-inducible flavohemoprotein, which produces MLSQRTITLVKQSIPLLANAGVEVTEHFYQRMFAHNPELLDIFNLSNQRSGRQQFALFNALAAYATYLDQPEVLTDAIARINHKHASLSIQPHHYPIVGEHLLATLREMFPQQFTTEVEQAWAEAYAFLADLFITLEEGIYRQAEQLNGGWRGTRRFCISKIVSESELVKSFYLKPLDARPVMPYQAGQFLAIQCHIPGENHQQIRQYSLSHTSNSQFYRISVKRDNLVSGYLHRLREGDELDVMPPAGDFVLRQTPVPKVLISAGVGITPMMSMLHTLAEQAFNQPLYFLHACRNPAQHSFQAELACAAESLSMLTTHTWIEENEHDQICEKVHAGRMRLAPLSASLPIEHGEFYLCGPTPFMADIKQQLIALGVDNSRILYEVFGPHESL; this is translated from the coding sequence ATGCTTTCTCAACGAACAATTACCCTGGTTAAACAGTCTATTCCCTTACTGGCTAACGCTGGTGTTGAGGTTACAGAACACTTTTATCAACGTATGTTCGCTCACAATCCTGAGCTACTCGATATTTTTAACCTCAGCAACCAACGTTCAGGCAGACAGCAGTTTGCGCTTTTCAATGCCCTGGCCGCTTATGCGACCTACCTGGATCAACCCGAGGTCCTGACTGACGCTATTGCCCGGATCAACCATAAACATGCCAGTCTCAGCATACAACCACATCACTACCCCATTGTCGGAGAGCACTTGCTCGCTACTTTACGTGAGATGTTTCCGCAACAATTTACAACAGAGGTAGAACAAGCCTGGGCTGAAGCCTATGCATTCCTGGCCGATTTGTTCATTACCCTGGAAGAAGGCATTTATCGACAAGCTGAACAACTCAACGGTGGCTGGCGAGGCACACGTCGTTTTTGCATCAGTAAAATTGTCAGCGAATCTGAGCTGGTGAAGAGTTTTTACCTAAAACCCCTCGATGCGCGGCCTGTAATGCCCTATCAGGCAGGACAATTCCTTGCCATTCAATGTCATATCCCGGGAGAAAATCATCAGCAGATCCGGCAGTACTCTTTGTCGCATACCTCCAATTCGCAGTTTTACCGCATTTCCGTCAAACGGGATAACCTGGTTTCAGGCTATTTACATCGTTTGCGTGAGGGTGATGAACTGGACGTTATGCCGCCTGCGGGGGACTTTGTACTCAGGCAAACACCTGTACCTAAGGTATTAATCAGCGCTGGGGTTGGTATTACGCCCATGATGTCGATGTTACATACACTGGCAGAGCAGGCATTTAATCAACCACTGTACTTCCTTCATGCGTGCCGCAACCCGGCACAGCACAGTTTTCAAGCAGAACTGGCCTGCGCGGCTGAATCGCTGTCGATGCTCACGACCCATACCTGGATCGAAGAAAATGAGCATGATCAGATCTGTGAAAAAGTTCATGCCGGGCGTATGCGCCTTGCGCCGCTGAGTGCCTCACTGCCCATTGAACATGGAGAGTTTTACCTGTGTGGTCCAACGCCTTTCATGGCTGATATTAAACAACAACTGATTGCGCTGGGTGTTGATAACTCACGGATATTGTATGAAGTATTTGGCCCGCATGAGAGCCTGTGA
- a CDS encoding NnrS family protein, producing the protein MALLNLEEPMSDTVKWYQLQHAPLLMLAFRPLFLLGSLWACIAMLLWFAILNGNLSWSNSFPATLWHAHEMLFGFASAIAIGFLFTAAKNWTGVSTLSGWPLLGLCLIWISARIVAFSADQPLLWLIILQGVFWLIAICHFSWVVLQVHNSKNYLFVPVLALLATLNLVFIVMLDQHAFELAGLLSQMAVLGFTLLISILGGRVVPFFISRGLGLQQQQRTPKLDKLLMLVSLTGLGGFFAHHFLQLTVVPGYLLILAGLLHLIRAVMWFQHRIFTVPLLWSLYLAYLMMAIGLVGFGAAYFSSVWQAKDALHLITVGGMGMMILAMMSRVALGHTARPLTPHPLISVAFLLIALSALFRSLLGDHIGPHMAWQLSALIWSAGFALFVFFYGPMLVRKRADGRRG; encoded by the coding sequence ATGGCCCTGCTTAACCTCGAAGAGCCAATGTCAGACACGGTAAAATGGTACCAGCTTCAGCATGCCCCTTTGCTTATGCTTGCATTTAGGCCGCTGTTTTTACTTGGCAGCCTGTGGGCCTGTATCGCTATGCTACTGTGGTTTGCCATACTAAATGGCAATCTTAGCTGGTCTAATTCCTTCCCAGCTACGCTTTGGCACGCGCATGAAATGCTGTTTGGTTTTGCCAGCGCCATTGCAATCGGCTTTTTATTTACAGCAGCGAAGAACTGGACGGGCGTCAGCACACTGAGCGGCTGGCCTTTGCTGGGGCTTTGCCTGATATGGATCAGCGCCAGAATTGTCGCATTCAGCGCTGATCAGCCACTACTGTGGCTGATCATCTTACAAGGTGTATTCTGGCTGATTGCCATCTGCCATTTTAGTTGGGTGGTGCTTCAGGTACATAACAGCAAAAATTACCTGTTTGTGCCTGTACTGGCACTGCTGGCAACACTGAACCTGGTGTTTATTGTGATGCTCGACCAGCACGCTTTTGAACTAGCAGGCCTGCTTAGTCAAATGGCTGTGTTAGGTTTTACATTGCTGATCAGCATACTGGGTGGTCGCGTCGTGCCATTTTTTATCTCTCGCGGTTTGGGATTACAGCAACAGCAGCGTACACCAAAGCTCGATAAACTACTCATGTTAGTGTCACTGACTGGTCTTGGTGGTTTTTTTGCTCACCATTTTCTTCAGCTCACTGTTGTACCTGGTTATCTGCTTATCCTGGCTGGACTGTTACACCTCATACGCGCTGTCATGTGGTTTCAGCACCGCATATTCACAGTACCCTTACTCTGGTCCCTGTATCTGGCTTATCTGATGATGGCTATAGGCCTGGTTGGATTCGGCGCAGCCTACTTTAGCAGTGTCTGGCAGGCCAAAGATGCCCTTCATCTGATCACTGTGGGCGGTATGGGCATGATGATCCTGGCAATGATGTCTCGGGTAGCACTAGGCCATACGGCCCGCCCTTTAACACCGCATCCTCTGATATCAGTGGCATTCCTTCTTATTGCACTCAGTGCACTGTTCCGAAGCCTGCTTGGTGATCACATTGGCCCACATATGGCCTGGCAACTGAGTGCCCTGATTTGGTCTGCCGGTTTTGCGCTGTTTGTCTTTTTCTATGGCCCCATGCTGGTGCGCAAACGCGCAGATGGACGTCGCGGTTAA
- the norR gene encoding nitric oxide reductase transcriptional regulator NorR — MDQRTLSHLLGISTELARQLPRLNEGGISVFGHALVRAVQGVVTADAIAVLRCEQGVAFPLACSGLAPEAMGRRFVINDHPRLAAIASATQPQVFAAGCDLPDPYDGLLLATTGVLPVHACMGFSLYQDEQLLGMITFDSLTPNAFEGVALPMLAMLQSLVAAHFATALNLATLSERARHGMAMLREISHQRFTMVGESEVMQRLKQDIDLVANSELSVLIQGETGTGKELVARRIHEHSSRCQGPFVQVNCASLSENLAESEFFGHRKGAFTGADRHREGKFLVAHGGTLFLDEIGELPLSMQSKLLRALQSGEIQPVGTDKPQYVDVRIVAATNRDLRQEVEEGRFRADLYHRLSVYPLQVPPLRDRAQDIEPLAGFFIEQLRKRLGVRQLVLSARFLKQLREHDWPGNVRELEHVLSRAALKAKHLTREEAIVEVDVTHSVQWRENGTDVLAGGQNKDVASVQLSSAQTLKAATEAFQKNLIKARLQANALNWAATARELSVDRTNLVRLAKRLGIETVKKLN, encoded by the coding sequence TTGGATCAAAGAACGTTATCGCATTTGCTTGGTATCAGTACCGAGTTGGCACGGCAACTTCCCCGCCTGAATGAGGGAGGTATCAGCGTGTTTGGCCACGCTTTGGTGCGCGCAGTACAGGGGGTGGTCACAGCCGATGCCATAGCAGTATTACGCTGCGAGCAGGGGGTTGCTTTTCCGCTTGCATGCTCGGGGCTAGCGCCTGAGGCCATGGGGAGGCGTTTTGTGATCAATGACCACCCCAGGCTGGCGGCCATAGCCAGCGCGACACAGCCTCAGGTATTTGCAGCAGGGTGTGACTTGCCGGACCCTTATGACGGACTTTTACTGGCTACCACCGGGGTTTTGCCCGTACACGCCTGTATGGGCTTTTCGCTTTATCAGGATGAACAGTTACTGGGTATGATCACCTTTGATAGTCTTACCCCCAATGCCTTTGAAGGAGTTGCACTGCCTATGTTAGCGATGTTGCAATCGCTGGTTGCGGCGCATTTTGCAACTGCGCTGAACCTGGCAACTCTCTCTGAGCGGGCCCGACACGGTATGGCGATGCTCAGAGAGATAAGTCATCAGCGCTTTACTATGGTAGGTGAGAGTGAGGTGATGCAAAGGCTTAAGCAGGATATTGATTTGGTCGCTAATTCTGAATTGAGTGTGTTGATCCAGGGGGAAACAGGCACAGGCAAAGAGCTGGTGGCACGGCGTATTCATGAGCACTCATCGCGTTGTCAGGGTCCGTTTGTACAGGTTAACTGCGCCTCTTTAAGTGAAAACTTGGCCGAGAGCGAGTTTTTTGGCCACCGTAAAGGGGCGTTTACCGGTGCAGACAGACACCGCGAAGGTAAGTTTCTGGTTGCCCATGGCGGCACTTTATTTCTTGATGAAATAGGAGAGCTGCCTCTGAGTATGCAAAGTAAATTGTTGCGGGCACTGCAAAGCGGCGAGATTCAACCCGTTGGCACGGACAAGCCCCAGTATGTTGATGTGCGGATCGTTGCTGCAACCAACCGGGATTTGCGTCAGGAAGTCGAGGAAGGCCGCTTTCGGGCCGATTTATATCATCGCCTGAGCGTCTATCCGTTGCAGGTTCCGCCACTTAGAGACAGAGCGCAGGACATCGAGCCCCTGGCAGGATTTTTTATTGAGCAACTGCGCAAAAGGCTGGGTGTACGCCAGTTAGTGCTCTCTGCACGCTTTCTTAAGCAATTAAGAGAACATGATTGGCCCGGCAATGTACGTGAGCTGGAACATGTCCTCAGCCGTGCTGCGTTGAAGGCAAAGCATCTTACCCGGGAGGAGGCTATTGTCGAGGTCGATGTCACGCATAGTGTTCAGTGGCGTGAAAATGGTACAGATGTGCTGGCAGGTGGTCAGAATAAGGACGTTGCATCTGTGCAACTCTCCTCAGCACAAACGCTCAAGGCAGCTACAGAGGCGTTCCAGAAGAATCTGATCAAGGCCCGCTTGCAGGCCAATGCACTTAATTGGGCTGCAACTGCGCGCGAGCTGTCGGTTGACCGGACTAACCTGGTGCGTCTGGCAAAACGTCTGGGAATAGAAACAGTCAAAAAGCTGAATTGA
- the bfr gene encoding bacterioferritin — MQGSKQVIAALNQVLTLELTSINQYFLHARMWKNWGIEELNEKAYKKSIKDMKQADDLIERILFLEGLPNLQHLEKLRIGEHTEEMLSCDMAFEMEQLPVLRSAIELCEKEQDYVSRELLEDILEYEEDYVDWLETQQFLIKNCGIENYLQSQIEE, encoded by the coding sequence ATGCAGGGTAGCAAGCAAGTAATAGCAGCACTAAATCAGGTTTTAACACTCGAGCTGACATCTATTAACCAGTACTTTTTGCACGCACGCATGTGGAAAAACTGGGGCATTGAAGAGCTCAATGAGAAAGCCTATAAAAAATCCATCAAAGACATGAAGCAGGCCGATGATTTAATAGAGCGGATCTTGTTCCTGGAGGGCCTGCCAAACCTTCAACACCTGGAAAAGCTCCGCATTGGTGAGCATACCGAAGAAATGCTCAGCTGTGACATGGCGTTTGAAATGGAACAGCTTCCGGTGTTACGCAGTGCCATTGAGTTGTGTGAAAAAGAGCAGGACTATGTCAGTCGCGAGTTGCTCGAAGATATCCTGGAATATGAGGAAGATTATGTTGACTGGCTGGAAACTCAGCAATTCCTCATCAAAAACTGCGGCATAGAAAACTATCTGCAATCGCAAATTGAGGAGTAA
- the bfr gene encoding bacterioferritin, translating into MQGSQKVIDLLNKQLTLELSSMDQYLAHSKMYEDWGLSKLHHKLAHEYEEELDHAKRITERILFLEGTPDTASRAPIKVGENVQEMLENDLAAEITVKDHLKKVIAVCEEEQDYVSREMLEALLDDTEMDHIYWLEQHIGLIKLVGLPNYIQSQMSGGDPT; encoded by the coding sequence ATGCAAGGTTCTCAAAAAGTAATTGATTTACTCAACAAACAGCTGACCCTGGAGTTGTCGTCAATGGACCAATATCTGGCTCATTCCAAAATGTATGAAGACTGGGGCCTGTCCAAGTTGCACCATAAGCTGGCACATGAATACGAAGAAGAGTTGGATCATGCAAAGCGGATTACTGAACGCATTTTATTCCTTGAAGGCACACCCGATACCGCTTCAAGGGCACCGATCAAAGTCGGTGAAAACGTCCAGGAAATGCTGGAAAACGATCTGGCCGCAGAGATTACCGTTAAAGATCACCTGAAAAAGGTGATTGCGGTGTGTGAAGAAGAGCAGGATTATGTGTCTCGCGAGATGCTTGAAGCGCTGCTTGATGACACGGAAATGGATCATATTTACTGGCTGGAACAACACATTGGCCTGATTAAACTTGTGGGTTTACCTAACTATATTCAAAGCCAGATGTCAGGTGGGGATCCTACCTGA
- a CDS encoding ATP-grasp domain-containing protein, with protein sequence MERQVACLIEACKQLGMRYECIDNEQNLVRVYFNHGAEYFELNKTPFNSESIYGICRDKMHSYQAFNQVVAMPETLSFLDPNVPDEYKHYLQYQTMDEIVVAVERQFGYPVVVKSNSGALGVNVHLCRDQASLIAAFTEIFNGQSKHYDYLALAQAYVENKAEYRLVCGFGEPLLAYKRGMAQTFNVRYWEKNEVATLEQDEALITALFEFVKPVFELANIGFVGFDIILGQDDQFYLIELNSSPKFNHLIIDNPELGPSAVASMYKNMLLKLNNRVT encoded by the coding sequence TTGGAGAGACAGGTCGCCTGCCTGATTGAGGCATGTAAACAGCTGGGGATGAGATACGAATGCATCGATAACGAACAAAATCTGGTTAGGGTGTACTTTAATCATGGCGCCGAGTACTTTGAACTAAATAAAACCCCGTTTAACTCCGAATCCATCTACGGTATATGCAGGGATAAAATGCACTCTTATCAGGCGTTTAATCAAGTTGTCGCTATGCCTGAAACACTTTCATTTCTCGATCCAAATGTGCCGGATGAGTACAAGCACTATCTGCAATATCAAACCATGGATGAGATTGTTGTGGCCGTCGAGCGCCAGTTTGGTTACCCGGTGGTGGTGAAAAGTAACAGTGGTGCACTGGGGGTGAATGTCCATTTGTGTCGCGATCAGGCATCACTTATTGCCGCCTTTACTGAGATATTTAATGGTCAGTCAAAGCACTATGATTACCTTGCGTTGGCGCAGGCATATGTCGAAAACAAGGCCGAATATCGTCTGGTTTGCGGTTTTGGTGAACCTTTACTGGCATATAAAAGAGGGATGGCACAGACGTTTAATGTGCGCTATTGGGAAAAGAATGAAGTGGCCACGCTTGAGCAAGACGAGGCATTGATCACCGCCTTGTTCGAGTTTGTTAAGCCTGTGTTTGAATTGGCAAATATCGGGTTTGTTGGTTTTGATATTATTCTCGGGCAGGATGACCAATTTTATCTGATTGAGCTAAACTCCTCTCCTAAATTCAATCACTTGATTATAGATAATCCAGAACTTGGCCCCTCGGCGGTCGCCAGCATGTACAAAAACATGTTGCTGAAGCTAAATAATCGCGTCACTTAA
- a CDS encoding adenylate/guanylate cyclase domain-containing protein, producing the protein MKWLKDIDSSFDKLLTDCYQRREMEMELHVNKLRFYGLIALFVTELIIGLYSIGWDTTLVVVDLVTIAVVICWCALVVHWASSEGYKPWLKYVSILFDYAIILVVSLEVESLDVFKHFLQDLHQTEFELMLVSVLLLFNIMSAFRQGKLIIYYSTLCCVVTGTLVLEHSHTARAIEIHEQVIMICSGFLAWSLSSYITGTYTKLRHRERLLRYLPEQLVKAVERGDIDIEPGGEKRNVTVLMADIRGFTRLCEQHDPEVITRLLNRYFSRMSSVIFIHRGMIDKFIGDAIMAVFGTPQEEANNAKNAIEAAREMLQALALLNQEFIAEGLPAIKIGIGIHSGVAIAGNVGSSSCMDYTVIGDTVNVAARIESKTKELKHPLLISEQSVKQSQLTQLKRVAEVELSGRSQPIEVYHYPD; encoded by the coding sequence ATGAAATGGTTAAAGGACATAGACAGCAGTTTTGACAAGCTGCTGACCGATTGTTATCAAAGACGAGAAATGGAGATGGAACTCCATGTGAACAAGCTGCGTTTTTATGGCCTGATTGCCTTGTTTGTTACAGAGCTGATAATTGGTTTATACAGTATTGGCTGGGACACAACGTTGGTGGTAGTCGACTTAGTCACCATTGCGGTGGTGATCTGCTGGTGTGCCTTGGTGGTGCACTGGGCCAGTTCTGAAGGATATAAACCCTGGCTAAAATATGTGTCTATTCTGTTTGATTACGCGATCATTCTCGTCGTTTCTCTCGAGGTCGAGTCTTTAGACGTTTTTAAGCATTTTTTGCAGGATCTGCACCAGACCGAATTCGAACTAATGCTGGTGAGCGTACTGTTACTATTCAATATTATGAGTGCGTTTCGTCAGGGTAAGTTGATTATCTACTATTCTACTTTGTGCTGTGTTGTCACAGGAACCTTGGTGCTGGAGCACAGTCACACTGCCAGAGCGATTGAGATCCATGAGCAAGTAATCATGATCTGTTCCGGGTTTCTTGCGTGGTCTCTGTCCAGTTATATCACCGGAACTTATACCAAATTACGCCATCGTGAGCGGTTACTGCGTTATTTGCCTGAGCAATTGGTTAAAGCTGTTGAACGCGGTGATATAGACATCGAACCTGGCGGAGAGAAGCGTAATGTCACTGTATTGATGGCCGATATTCGGGGCTTCACTCGGCTGTGCGAACAGCATGACCCGGAAGTGATAACACGACTGCTTAATCGTTATTTTTCCCGAATGAGCAGTGTGATTTTTATTCATCGAGGCATGATAGATAAGTTCATTGGCGACGCCATTATGGCCGTGTTCGGTACACCTCAGGAAGAAGCGAACAATGCCAAAAATGCCATTGAGGCCGCTAGGGAAATGCTGCAGGCTCTGGCGCTGCTAAATCAAGAGTTTATTGCAGAAGGACTACCCGCCATTAAAATTGGAATTGGTATACATAGTGGCGTTGCCATAGCGGGTAATGTCGGGAGCAGCAGTTGTATGGACTACACTGTGATTGGCGATACCGTGAATGTCGCTGCACGCATTGAGAGTAAAACCAAAGAGTTGAAGCATCCACTGCTTATCAGCGAGCAAAGTGTAAAGCAGTCGCAGCTAACGCAACTCAAACGGGTTGCTGAAGTCGAGCTCAGTGGACGCAGTCAGCCGATAGAGGTATACCATTATCCCGACTAA
- a CDS encoding ABC transporter substrate-binding protein: MERILLVILLCTLSVSTFVNADDRPVLRIYHDSDYSSHNASAEAIKMGFNSALRERNFEVQGFKLQLLEKDHRGNSNRSLLTMRRFLQDDSALLVLGGLHSPPYIKHREFINQQGILLLVPWAAGGPITRYPHASNWVFRLSIDDTKAGVRLVEFAKQKQCRSSHMLLERTPWGKSNYQTISRTLGQPEAPVTWFNWNMKMNATKIMLREIVAAGHDCVIFVGNALEGKQLVKAIVQIPQAQRPAIISHWGITGGNFFAQVADELRAGTDLHFLQSCFSFQQKLHSEFAAKVWKQLVASYPDKVINGEFIQSPAGFIHGYDLGRVMLSALDQIALSGDVKKDRAALRDALENLTKPVQGLIKVYKQPFSPWTKSQPDAHEALGLDDICMASYNADGSIKVQNNQ, from the coding sequence ATGGAACGTATACTGTTAGTCATTTTACTTTGCACCTTATCTGTCAGTACTTTTGTAAACGCGGATGATCGGCCGGTTCTGCGTATTTACCATGATTCTGACTACAGTAGCCATAACGCCTCAGCAGAGGCCATAAAGATGGGCTTCAATAGCGCACTCAGGGAACGTAATTTTGAGGTTCAGGGGTTTAAGCTGCAGTTGCTTGAAAAAGACCACCGTGGTAACAGTAATCGCAGTTTATTGACTATGCGGCGTTTTTTGCAGGATGACAGTGCATTATTGGTACTTGGTGGCTTGCATTCACCTCCCTATATAAAGCATCGTGAATTCATTAACCAGCAGGGTATTTTGCTGTTGGTCCCCTGGGCTGCAGGCGGGCCGATAACACGTTATCCGCACGCCAGTAACTGGGTGTTTAGATTGTCGATTGACGACACCAAAGCCGGAGTGAGGCTGGTAGAGTTTGCTAAGCAAAAGCAGTGTCGTTCATCACATATGTTGCTGGAGCGTACGCCATGGGGGAAGTCAAATTATCAGACCATATCCCGTACCTTAGGACAACCGGAAGCCCCCGTGACTTGGTTTAACTGGAACATGAAAATGAATGCCACCAAGATCATGTTGCGAGAGATTGTTGCAGCAGGTCATGACTGTGTGATTTTTGTGGGTAACGCGCTGGAAGGCAAGCAGTTGGTTAAAGCCATTGTGCAAATACCGCAAGCGCAGCGCCCGGCCATAATCAGCCATTGGGGCATAACAGGCGGTAACTTTTTTGCGCAGGTAGCTGATGAGTTGCGCGCGGGTACTGACTTACACTTTTTGCAAAGTTGTTTCTCTTTCCAGCAAAAATTACACTCTGAGTTTGCCGCTAAGGTCTGGAAGCAGTTAGTGGCTTCATATCCCGACAAAGTGATCAATGGTGAGTTTATTCAGTCACCCGCCGGGTTCATTCATGGCTATGATTTAGGCCGGGTGATGCTTAGCGCGCTTGATCAAATTGCCTTAAGTGGTGATGTCAAAAAAGACAGAGCGGCGTTGCGTGATGCGCTGGAGAACTTGACGAAGCCAGTCCAGGGTCTGATTAAAGTGTACAAACAGCCTTTTTCTCCCTGGACAAAGTCACAGCCTGATGCGCATGAAGCATTGGGCCTCGATGATATCTGTATGGCCAGTTATAACGCTGACGGCAGTATCAAGGTACAAAACAATCAATGA